In Stomoxys calcitrans chromosome 2, idStoCalc2.1, whole genome shotgun sequence, the following proteins share a genomic window:
- the LOC106082457 gene encoding cystinosin homolog isoform X3, whose amino-acid sequence MMALCIARTHRNLGYALISIFAIFSQAWAQAPVGLTVSSHDVTVLVNKTESFDVLVRDPFTQDFRITLIKQHDNMVDLDPMEFSIMAGSTQNQTILINGLKPGHLEVTAESQPNEKWVVEDIYLRITVANSEAIIYTSLIFGWIYFVAWSVSFYPQIWTNFKRKSVVGLNFDFVFLNIVGFTLYSIFNCGLYWVPGIQDEYFERYPRGLNPVMLNDVVFSLHAMFATCITIYQCFAYERAEQRVSKIASGLVGLFAAFVIISAGLAAGNVIHWLDFLYYCSYVKLTITIIKYVPQALMNYRRKSTVGWSIGNILLDFTGGTLSMLQMILNAYNYDDWVSIFGDPTKFGLGLFSVLFDIFFMLQHYVFYRHAVDVSKSSETVESQVSDHKEKP is encoded by the exons TTTTTCACAAGCCTGGGCGCAGGCGCCAGTTGGCTTGACAGTATCCTCACATGATGTTACAGTTTTAGTTAATAAAACAGAATCGTTTGATGTTCTTGTAAG ggACCCCTTTACACAAGATTTTAGAATTACTTTGATTAAGCAACATGACAATATGGTCGACTTGGACCCAATGGAATTCAGCATTATGGCTGGTTCCACACAAAATCAAACAATTTTGATAAATGGCCTTAAACCAGGGCACTTGGAGGTCACAGCCGAAAGTCAACCCAACGAAAAATGGGT cgTTGAAGATATATACCTGCGCATTACTGTAGCCAATTCGGAAGCTATTATCTACacttcgctgatatttggttGGATATATTTTGTGGCCTGGTCTGTTTCATTTTATCCCCAGATTTGGACTAATTTCAAAAGGAAATCCGTTGTTGGTCttaattttgattttgtatTCCTGAACATTGTGGGTTTTACACTTTATTCCATATTCAACTGTGGCCTCTATTGGGTGCCGGGAATACAGGATGAATACTTTGAACGCTATCCACGAGGTTTGAATCCGGTGATGCTGAACGATGTGGTGTTCTCTTTACATGCCATGTTTGCCACCTGCATAACCATTTACCAATGTTTTGCCTATGAG AGAGCAGAGCAACGTGTATCAAAGATAGCCTCCGGACTTGTGGGTTTATTTGCTGCCTTTGTAATTATTTCGGCGGGCTTGGCGGCTGGCAATGTTATTCATTGGTTGGACTTTTTGTACTACTGCAGTTATGTTAAACTAACCATCACAATTATAAAATATGTTCCACAA GCTTTAATGAACTATCGCCGCAAGAGTACAGTTGGTTGGAGTATTGGAAACATTCTGTTGGATTTCACTGGTGGTACCCTGAGCATGCTGCAAATGATCTTAAATGCCTACAATTATG ATGACTGGGTATCAATATTTGGCGATCCTACTAAATTTGGATTGGGTCTATTCTCAGTATTATTTGATATATTCTTTATGTTACAGCACTATGTATTCTACAG GCACGCGGTTGATGTTTCCAAATCCAGTGAAACTGTGGAATCCCAAGTCAGTGATCACAAAGAAAAGCCTTAA
- the LOC106082452 gene encoding xanthine dehydrogenase-like: MEKRLKDVENSDMSSTLIFFVNGKKIVDIQPDPECTLLSYLRDKLRLCGTKLGCGEGGCGACTVMISRLDRHTNTVKHLAINACLTPVCAMHGLAVTTVEGIGNSRSRLHPVQERLAKAHGSQCGFCTPGIVMSMYTLLRNSMQPSMKELEVTFQGNLCRCTGYRPILEGYKTFTKEFSCSMGDKCCKVNGFMQNGDDNGSRLIDDKLFETNEFVPLDPSQEPIFPPELHLNKQWDTESLIFQSDRVTWYRPTSLKELMKLKAQFPQAKLVVGNTEVGVEVKFKHFLYPVLINPTKVPEMTEMVEFAESIYFGASVSLLEIEMYLRERITKLPEHEVRFFQCTLDMLHFFASKQIRSVASLGGNIMTGSPISDMNPVLMAGQVKLKVAKIAGDHTIQCRDVVMDSKFFTAYRKNILEPQEVLLGIHFPKTLTNQYMVAFKQARRRDDDIAIVNAAVNVIFDGNTDSVQKVCMAFGGMAPTTVLAERSGNMMVNQRWNSKLMEQVMENLCAELPLAPSAPGGMIAYRRSLVVSLFFKAYLKITQQLMRDGILPKDFLTQEELSGAEVFHTPVLKSSQLFEKVTSSQSKCDPIGRPLVHASAFKQVTGEAMYCDDTPHMENELYLALVLSTRAHAKILNINPSEALSMPGVHCFLSSKDLTAKENQVGPLLYDEQVFASEVVYCQGQVIGAVVADNKALAQRAAHAIKVDYEDIHPAVITIEQAIQFKSFFPGYPWTAQTGDVEKAFREAEHIHEGTCRLGGQEHFYLETQASCAIPKDTDEIEVLSSTQHPTEIQKLVAHVLSLPEHKVVCRAKRLGGGFGGKETRPYSVALPVALACYRLRRPIRCMLDRDEDMMLTGTRHPFLFKYKIAFNGNGRLTGCLVECFSNAGWSMDFSFSIMERAIYHIENCYKIPNIKAIGWVCKTNLPTNVAFRGFGSPQGMFAAEHMIRDVARILDRDLLDIMRINFYKPGDRTHYNQLLEDFPVRRCFEDCLKQSKYHQRKSEIQEYNRNNRWRKRGIAIVPTKYGIAFGVKHLNQGGALVNIYTDGSVLISHGGVEIGQGIYTKMIQCCARALGIPFEYIHITETATDKVPNTSPTAASMTSDLNGMAIVNACAKLNKRLEPIKKAYPKGNWKEWIHQAYMSSVSLSATGHYNLETVDYHPEKNPNSQLYSYFTHGVGVAVVEIDCLTGDHQVLSTDIVMDIGSSLNPAIDIGQIEGAFMQGYGLFTLEELIYSPQGTLYSRGPGMYKIPAFADIPGEFNVTLLTGAPNPRAVYSSKAVGEPPLFIGCSAFFAIKEAIAAARESNGFSRHFVLESPATAARIRIACQDQLTEKVR; this comes from the exons ATGGAGAAACGATTAAAAGATGTGGAGAATTCAGACATGTCATCAACGCTTATATTTTTTGTAAACGGCAAAAAG ATTGTGGATATCCAACCTGATCCAGAATGTACCCTGTTGTCATATCTACGGGATAAACTTCGATTATGTGGCACAAAATTGGGTTGTGGAGAAGGTGGATGCGGAGCTTGCACTGTGATGATTTCTCGCTTGGATCGTCATACCAATACCGTCAAGCATTTGGCGATAAACGCTTGTTTGACTCCCGTATGTGCCATGCATGGACTGGCAGTAACAACAGTTGAAGGTATAGGAAACTCACGGTCACGTTTACATCCGGTCCAAGAACGTTTGGCCAAGGCACATGGCAGTCAATGTGGTTTTTGTACACCCGGCATTGTAATGTCGATGTATACTCTGCTTAGAAATTCGATGCAACCGTCCATGAAGGAATTGGAAGTGACATTCCAGGGAAATCTATGTCGCTGCACAGGTTATCGCCCCATTTTGGAGGGTTACAAGACATTTACCAAAGAATTTTCCTGTAGCATGGGTGATAAATGTTGCAAAGTCAATGGGTTTATGCAGAATGGAGATGATAATGGCTCCCGATTGATAGATGATAAACTATTTGAAACGAATGAATTTGTTCCCTTGGATCCAAGCCAAGAACCCATATTCCCCCCGGAACTGCATTTGAACAAACAATGGGATACGGAATCATTGATCTTCCAAAGTGATCGCGTTACTTGGTATAGACCAACATCATTGAAGGAATTGATGAAATTGAAGGCGCAATTCCCTCAAGCCAAACTTGTAGTTGGCAACACAGAAGTTGGTGTAGAGGTGAAATTCAAACATTTCCTATATCCTGTCCTAATAAATCCCACTAAAGTACCTGAGATGACTGAAATGGTGGAATTTGCTGAGAGTATTTATTTTGGTGCTTCTGTCAGTTTGCTGGAGatcgaaatgtatttgagagaacGCATAACCAAATTGCCTGAACATGAAGTTCGCTTCTTCCAATGTACGCTGGATATGTTGCACTTCTTTGCCAGCAAACAGATACGAAGCGTAGCCTCCTTGGGTGGCAACATTATGACTGGCAGTCCCATTTCCGATATGAACCCCGTACTCATGGCTGGCCAGGTCAAATTGAAGGTGGCCAAAATTGCGGGAGACCATACAATACAATGCCGAGATGTTGTAATGGATTCCAAGTTCTTTACTGCATACcgtaaaaatattttggaaCCCCAAGAAGTCCTGTTGGGAATTCATTTTCCCAAAACCCTTACCAATCAGTATATGGTAGCTTTCAAACAAGCTCGACGTCGTGATGATGACATAGCCATAGTCAATGCTGCTGTAAATGTCATTTTCGATGGTAACACCGATAGCGTTCAAAAAGTTTGTATGGCATTTGGTGGCATGGCTCCCACAACGGTTTTAGCGGAGCGTTCTGGCAACATGATGGTTAATCAAAGATGGAATAGCAAACTTATGGAACAGGTGATGGAAAATCTTTGTGCGGAATTGCCTTTGGCTCCTTCAGCCCCAGGAGGTATGATCGCTTATCGTCGCTCCTTGGTTGTCAGTCTGTTCTTTAAGGCCTATTTGAAGATCACCCAACAACTGATGAGAGACGGGATATTGCCCAAAGATTTTTTGACCCAAGAAGAACTAAGTGGCGCAGAAGTTTTCCACACTCCCGTCTTAAAAAGTTCCCAATTGTTTGAGAAGGTGACATCCTCACAATCCAAATGCGATCCCATAGGTAGACCTTTGGTTCATGCTTCGGCATTTAAACAGGTCACCGGAGAAGCGATGTACTGTGATGACACACCACACATGGAAAATGAACTCTACCTGGCTCTGGTCTTAAGCACAAGAGCCcatgccaaaattttaaatatcaatcCATCCGAGGCTTTGTCTATGCCCGGAGTACATTGCTTCCTCTCAAGCAAAGACCTGACGGCAAAAGAAAATCAAGTTGGACCTCTGCTTTATGATGAACAGGTTTTCGCCTCTGAGGTTGTCTATTGCCAGGGACAAGTGATTGGAGCTGTGGTTGCTGACAATAAAGCCTTGGCACAAAGAGCTGCTCACGCAATCAAAGTGGACTATGAAGATATACATCCGGCCGTAATCACCATAGAACAGGCCATACAATTCAAATCTTTCTTTCCCGGATATCCTTGGACCGCCCAGACCGGAGATGTTGAGAAAGCTTTCAGGGAAGCGGAGCATATTCATGAGGGCACTTGTCGCTTGGGTGGCCAAGAACATTTCTATTTGGAAACACAAGCCTCTTGTGCCATCCCCAAAGATACCGATGAAATCGAGGTGTTGTCCTCCACACAACATCCAACGGAAATACAAAAGCTGGTGGCCCATGTCCTATCGCTACCCGAACACAAAGTTGTGTGTCGTGCTAAACGGCTAGGCGGTGGATTTGGTGGCAAGGAGACTCGACCTTATTCCGTAGCTTTGCCCGTGGCCTTGGCTTGCTATCGCTTGAGAAGACCCATTAGGTGTATGCTAGACAGGGATGAAGACATGATGCTCACTGGCACCCGGCATCCCTTTCTGTTTAAATACAAAATAGCTTTCAATGGGAATGGACGCCTCACGGGCTGTCTTGTGGAATGTTTTAGTAATGCCGGTTGGTCCATGgatttttccttttccattatGGAAAGGGCTATATACCACATTGAAAACTGCTACAAAATACCCAACATCAAAGCCATAGGTTGGGTCTGCAAAACTAATTTACCCACCAATGTGGCCTTTCGAGGCTTTGGATCTCCCCAGGGCATGTTTGCCGCCGAACACATGATACGCGATGTGGCCCGTATTCTGGATAGGGATCTGCTGGACATCATGAGAATCAATTTCTATAAACCAGGTGACAGAACTCACTACAACCAACTGTTGGAGGACTTTCCAGTGCGCAGGTGTTTTGAGGATTGCCTGAAGCAATCGAAATATCACCAAAGGAAATCAGAAATCCAGGAATATAATCGCAATAATCGTTGGCGTAAAAGAGGCATAGCCATAGTTCCCACCAAATATGGCATTGCCTTTGGAGTGAAGCATCTAAATCAGGGAGGTGCCCTAGTAAATATTTACACTGATGGCTCTGTTCTCATTTCCCACGGTGGGGTTGAGATAGGCCAAGGTATATACACCAAAATGATCCAGTGCTGCGCTCGAGCTCTGGGGATTCCCTTCGAATATATACACATAACTGAGACGGCGACGGATAAAGTGCCAAATACCTCTCCTACAGCAGCAAGCATGACCTCCGATCTCAATGGCATGGCTATTGTAAATGCTTGTGCAAAGCTAAACAAACGCCTGGAGCCCATAAAAAAGGCCTATCCCAAAGGCAACTGGAAAGAGTGGATCCATCAGGCCTACATGAGCAGTGTTAGTCTATCAGCAACGGGTCATTATAATCTGGAAACAGTGGACTATCATCCGGAGAAAAATCCCAACTCCCAGCTTTATAGCTACTTCACCCATGGTGTGGGAGTTGCTGTTGTAGAAATTGATTGTTTGACGGGCGACCATCAGGTATTGAGTACAGACATTGTTATGGACATTGGCTCCAGCTTAAATCCTGCCATTGACATTGGTCAAATCGAAGGAGCATTTATGCAAGGTTATGGTCTATTCACGTTGGAAGAGTTGATATATTCGCCTCAAGGTACGTTGTACTCAAGAGGTCCGGGAATGTACAAAATACCGGCATTTGCTGATATACCTGGAGAGTTCAATGTTACCCTGCTGACAGGGGCCCCAAATCCCAGAGCTGTTTATTCTTCAAAG gcTGTTGGTGAACCGCCTCTTTTTATCGGCTGTTCGgcattttttgcaataaaagaGGCCATAGCAGCCGCCCGTGAATCGAATGGTTTTAGCAGACATTTTGTTTTGGAATCTCCAGCTACAGCGGCACGAATTCGTATAGCTTGCCAGGATCAATTAACTGAGAAGGTGAGATAA
- the LOC106082457 gene encoding cystinosin homolog isoform X1, whose product MMALCIARTHRNLGYALISIFAIFSQAWAQAPVGLTVSSHDVTVLVNKTESFDVLVRDPFTQDFRITLIKQHDNMVDLDPMEFSIMAGSTQNQTILINGLKPGHLEVTAESQPNEKWVVEDIYLRITVANSEAIIYTSLIFGWIYFVAWSVSFYPQIWTNFKRKSVVGLNFDFVFLNIVGFTLYSIFNCGLYWVPGIQDEYFERYPRGLNPVMLNDVVFSLHAMFATCITIYQCFAYERAEQRVSKIASGLVGLFAAFVIISAGLAAGNVIHWLDFLYYCSYVKLTITIIKYVPQALMNYRRKSTVGWSIGNILLDFTGGTLSMLQMILNAYNYDDWVSIFGDPTKFGLGLFSVLFDIFFMLQHYVFYSISHSSVAVNCRCSNFDIVFREGVCKCDLDRNAPNESVNVDMPDRESRRIYKGFYYYKLFK is encoded by the exons TTTTTCACAAGCCTGGGCGCAGGCGCCAGTTGGCTTGACAGTATCCTCACATGATGTTACAGTTTTAGTTAATAAAACAGAATCGTTTGATGTTCTTGTAAG ggACCCCTTTACACAAGATTTTAGAATTACTTTGATTAAGCAACATGACAATATGGTCGACTTGGACCCAATGGAATTCAGCATTATGGCTGGTTCCACACAAAATCAAACAATTTTGATAAATGGCCTTAAACCAGGGCACTTGGAGGTCACAGCCGAAAGTCAACCCAACGAAAAATGGGT cgTTGAAGATATATACCTGCGCATTACTGTAGCCAATTCGGAAGCTATTATCTACacttcgctgatatttggttGGATATATTTTGTGGCCTGGTCTGTTTCATTTTATCCCCAGATTTGGACTAATTTCAAAAGGAAATCCGTTGTTGGTCttaattttgattttgtatTCCTGAACATTGTGGGTTTTACACTTTATTCCATATTCAACTGTGGCCTCTATTGGGTGCCGGGAATACAGGATGAATACTTTGAACGCTATCCACGAGGTTTGAATCCGGTGATGCTGAACGATGTGGTGTTCTCTTTACATGCCATGTTTGCCACCTGCATAACCATTTACCAATGTTTTGCCTATGAG AGAGCAGAGCAACGTGTATCAAAGATAGCCTCCGGACTTGTGGGTTTATTTGCTGCCTTTGTAATTATTTCGGCGGGCTTGGCGGCTGGCAATGTTATTCATTGGTTGGACTTTTTGTACTACTGCAGTTATGTTAAACTAACCATCACAATTATAAAATATGTTCCACAA GCTTTAATGAACTATCGCCGCAAGAGTACAGTTGGTTGGAGTATTGGAAACATTCTGTTGGATTTCACTGGTGGTACCCTGAGCATGCTGCAAATGATCTTAAATGCCTACAATTATG ATGACTGGGTATCAATATTTGGCGATCCTACTAAATTTGGATTGGGTCTATTCTCAGTATTATTTGATATATTCTTTATGTTACAGCACTATGTATTCTACAG cATCAGTCATTCATCAGTTGCCGTCAATTGTCGTTGCTCGAATTTCGACATTGTTTTCAGAGAAGGTGTCTGCAAATGTGATTTAGATCGAAATGCTCCCAATGAGTCAGTTAACGTTGACATGCCCGATAGGGAATCTAGAAGAATTTACAAAGGATTCTATTACTACAaactatttaaataa
- the LOC106082457 gene encoding cystinosin homolog isoform X4 translates to MMALCIARTHRNLGYALISIFAIFSQAWAQAPVGLTVSSHDVTVLVNKTESFDVLVRDPFTQDFRITLIKQHDNMVDLDPMEFSIMAGSTQNQTILINGLKPGHLEVTAESQPNEKWVVEDIYLRITVANSEAIIYTSLIFGWIYFVAWSVSFYPQIWTNFKRKSVVGLNFDFVFLNIVGFTLYSIFNCGLYWVPGIQDEYFERYPRGLNPVMLNDVVFSLHAMFATCITIYQCFAYERAEQRVSKIASGLVGLFAAFVIISAGLAAGNVIHWLDFLYYCSYVKLTITIIKYVPQALMNYRRKSTVGWSIGNILLDFTGGTLSMLQMILNAYNYDDWVSIFGDPTKFGLGLFSVLFDIFFMLQHYVFYRDTFFICGTYELAAKLEIY, encoded by the exons TTTTTCACAAGCCTGGGCGCAGGCGCCAGTTGGCTTGACAGTATCCTCACATGATGTTACAGTTTTAGTTAATAAAACAGAATCGTTTGATGTTCTTGTAAG ggACCCCTTTACACAAGATTTTAGAATTACTTTGATTAAGCAACATGACAATATGGTCGACTTGGACCCAATGGAATTCAGCATTATGGCTGGTTCCACACAAAATCAAACAATTTTGATAAATGGCCTTAAACCAGGGCACTTGGAGGTCACAGCCGAAAGTCAACCCAACGAAAAATGGGT cgTTGAAGATATATACCTGCGCATTACTGTAGCCAATTCGGAAGCTATTATCTACacttcgctgatatttggttGGATATATTTTGTGGCCTGGTCTGTTTCATTTTATCCCCAGATTTGGACTAATTTCAAAAGGAAATCCGTTGTTGGTCttaattttgattttgtatTCCTGAACATTGTGGGTTTTACACTTTATTCCATATTCAACTGTGGCCTCTATTGGGTGCCGGGAATACAGGATGAATACTTTGAACGCTATCCACGAGGTTTGAATCCGGTGATGCTGAACGATGTGGTGTTCTCTTTACATGCCATGTTTGCCACCTGCATAACCATTTACCAATGTTTTGCCTATGAG AGAGCAGAGCAACGTGTATCAAAGATAGCCTCCGGACTTGTGGGTTTATTTGCTGCCTTTGTAATTATTTCGGCGGGCTTGGCGGCTGGCAATGTTATTCATTGGTTGGACTTTTTGTACTACTGCAGTTATGTTAAACTAACCATCACAATTATAAAATATGTTCCACAA GCTTTAATGAACTATCGCCGCAAGAGTACAGTTGGTTGGAGTATTGGAAACATTCTGTTGGATTTCACTGGTGGTACCCTGAGCATGCTGCAAATGATCTTAAATGCCTACAATTATG ATGACTGGGTATCAATATTTGGCGATCCTACTAAATTTGGATTGGGTCTATTCTCAGTATTATTTGATATATTCTTTATGTTACAGCACTATGTATTCTACAG AGATACATTTTTCATTTGTGGTACATATGAATTGGCGGCTAAATTGGAGATCTATTAA
- the LOC106082457 gene encoding cystinosin homolog isoform X2, giving the protein MMALCIARTHRNLGYALISIFAIFSQAWAQAPVGLTVSSHDVTVLVNKTESFDVLVRDPFTQDFRITLIKQHDNMVDLDPMEFSIMAGSTQNQTILINGLKPGHLEVTAESQPNEKWVVEDIYLRITVANSEAIIYTSLIFGWIYFVAWSVSFYPQIWTNFKRKSVVGLNFDFVFLNIVGFTLYSIFNCGLYWVPGIQDEYFERYPRGLNPVMLNDVVFSLHAMFATCITIYQCFAYERAEQRVSKIASGLVGLFAAFVIISAGLAAGNVIHWLDFLYYCSYVKLTITIIKYVPQALMNYRRKSTVGWSIGNILLDFTGGTLSMLQMILNAYNYDDWVSIFGDPTKFGLGLFSVLFDIFFMLQHYVFYRNNPPYQPLPGDDNTNAESSMSPPQIISNSLNETF; this is encoded by the exons TTTTTCACAAGCCTGGGCGCAGGCGCCAGTTGGCTTGACAGTATCCTCACATGATGTTACAGTTTTAGTTAATAAAACAGAATCGTTTGATGTTCTTGTAAG ggACCCCTTTACACAAGATTTTAGAATTACTTTGATTAAGCAACATGACAATATGGTCGACTTGGACCCAATGGAATTCAGCATTATGGCTGGTTCCACACAAAATCAAACAATTTTGATAAATGGCCTTAAACCAGGGCACTTGGAGGTCACAGCCGAAAGTCAACCCAACGAAAAATGGGT cgTTGAAGATATATACCTGCGCATTACTGTAGCCAATTCGGAAGCTATTATCTACacttcgctgatatttggttGGATATATTTTGTGGCCTGGTCTGTTTCATTTTATCCCCAGATTTGGACTAATTTCAAAAGGAAATCCGTTGTTGGTCttaattttgattttgtatTCCTGAACATTGTGGGTTTTACACTTTATTCCATATTCAACTGTGGCCTCTATTGGGTGCCGGGAATACAGGATGAATACTTTGAACGCTATCCACGAGGTTTGAATCCGGTGATGCTGAACGATGTGGTGTTCTCTTTACATGCCATGTTTGCCACCTGCATAACCATTTACCAATGTTTTGCCTATGAG AGAGCAGAGCAACGTGTATCAAAGATAGCCTCCGGACTTGTGGGTTTATTTGCTGCCTTTGTAATTATTTCGGCGGGCTTGGCGGCTGGCAATGTTATTCATTGGTTGGACTTTTTGTACTACTGCAGTTATGTTAAACTAACCATCACAATTATAAAATATGTTCCACAA GCTTTAATGAACTATCGCCGCAAGAGTACAGTTGGTTGGAGTATTGGAAACATTCTGTTGGATTTCACTGGTGGTACCCTGAGCATGCTGCAAATGATCTTAAATGCCTACAATTATG ATGACTGGGTATCAATATTTGGCGATCCTACTAAATTTGGATTGGGTCTATTCTCAGTATTATTTGATATATTCTTTATGTTACAGCACTATGTATTCTACAG GAATAACCCACCTTATCAACCATTGCCAGGAGATGATAACACAAATGCAGAGTCTTCGATGTCGCCTCCACAAATTATCTCTAATTCCCTAAACGagactttttaa